The following are encoded in a window of Legionella geestiana genomic DNA:
- the ettA gene encoding energy-dependent translational throttle protein EttA, translating to MTSYIFTMNRVGKIVGDKRYILKNINLCFLPGAKIGVLGLNGSGKSTLLRIMAGVDKEFEGEAYPAPGTKIGYLPQEPELDMQKTVREVVEEGVAGIKALLDRFNEISMLFCEPMSDEQMNALLTEQGDLQAAIDTCGGWELDRKLEVAADALRLPGWDERIETLSGGERRRVALCRLLLSDADMLLLDEPTNHLDAESVAWLERFLEEFQGTVVAITHDRYFLDNVAEWILELDRGEGIPYKGNYSSWLEQKEARLAVEQRQEAATKRAIEAELEWVRSSPKGRHAKNKARLARFEEMNSREFQKRNETSELFIPPGERLGDLVLEAQGLSKSFGDKLLMEGLDFILPKGGILGIIGANGAGKSTFLKMIMGIESPDSGTLRVGETVQLAFVEQFRDHLDPNKTVWEEISDGLDIMQIGAFQIPSRAYVGRFNFKGTDQQKRLMHLSGGERNRVHLAKLLRCGANVLLLDEPSNDLDVETLRALEEALLVFPGCAIVVSHDRWFLDRVCTHLMAFEGDSQVVFLEGNYTDYEADRRRRLGDLADRPSRIRYRRLQK from the coding sequence ATGACATCGTATATTTTCACCATGAACCGTGTCGGCAAAATTGTCGGCGACAAGCGGTATATCCTGAAAAACATCAATCTGTGTTTTCTGCCGGGCGCGAAAATTGGGGTATTGGGTCTGAATGGTTCGGGAAAATCAACGCTCCTGCGAATCATGGCAGGTGTAGATAAAGAGTTTGAAGGAGAGGCGTATCCAGCACCTGGCACCAAAATTGGCTATTTGCCGCAGGAGCCAGAACTTGATATGCAAAAAACGGTACGCGAAGTGGTTGAAGAAGGCGTTGCTGGTATTAAGGCGCTGCTCGACAGGTTCAATGAAATCAGCATGCTTTTTTGCGAACCGATGAGTGATGAGCAGATGAATGCGCTGTTGACCGAACAGGGCGACTTGCAGGCGGCGATTGACACCTGCGGCGGCTGGGAACTTGACCGCAAGCTCGAAGTGGCTGCTGATGCTCTACGCCTTCCAGGATGGGACGAGCGCATTGAAACGCTATCAGGCGGAGAGCGTCGCCGCGTTGCCCTTTGTCGTCTGCTGCTGTCAGATGCCGACATGCTGCTGCTCGATGAACCTACCAACCACCTCGATGCTGAAAGTGTCGCATGGCTTGAACGTTTCCTTGAAGAATTTCAGGGTACGGTTGTGGCGATTACGCACGATCGCTATTTTCTGGATAATGTCGCGGAATGGATTCTTGAACTCGACCGCGGCGAGGGTATACCTTATAAAGGCAACTACAGTTCCTGGCTTGAGCAGAAGGAAGCCCGGCTTGCAGTGGAGCAGCGTCAGGAGGCGGCTACAAAGCGCGCGATTGAGGCTGAGCTTGAGTGGGTACGCAGCTCACCTAAAGGGCGGCATGCGAAAAATAAGGCGCGTCTTGCCCGCTTTGAGGAGATGAATTCCCGCGAATTCCAGAAACGCAATGAAACCAGTGAACTCTTTATTCCACCAGGTGAGCGGTTGGGCGACCTGGTGCTTGAAGCACAGGGACTTTCCAAGTCCTTTGGCGATAAGCTCTTAATGGAAGGCCTGGATTTTATTCTGCCAAAAGGTGGAATTCTTGGAATTATCGGTGCCAATGGTGCGGGAAAATCCACCTTCTTAAAAATGATTATGGGCATTGAGTCACCAGACAGTGGTACGCTGCGCGTTGGCGAGACGGTACAGCTTGCGTTTGTTGAGCAGTTTCGTGATCATCTCGACCCCAACAAAACCGTCTGGGAAGAAATTTCCGATGGGCTTGATATCATGCAGATTGGCGCGTTTCAAATTCCTTCACGTGCCTATGTGGGGCGTTTTAACTTCAAGGGTACGGATCAGCAGAAACGCCTGATGCATCTGTCGGGTGGTGAGCGTAATCGTGTGCATCTTGCGAAGCTTCTGCGCTGTGGTGCCAACGTTCTGCTCCTTGACGAACCGAGTAACGACCTTGATGTGGAAACGCTTCGAGCACTTGAGGAAGCGCTGCTTGTTTTCCCGGGCTGTGCCATCGTCGTATCGCACGACCGCTGGTTCCTTGATAGAGTTTGTACGCATTTAATGGCCTTTGAAGGGGATTCTCAGGTAGTATTTCTTGAGGGTAATTACACCGACTATGAAGCTGACAGACGCAGGCGTCTTGGCGACCTTGCCGACAGGCCCTCAAGAATTCGTTACCGTCGGCTGCAAAAATAA
- a CDS encoding SDR family NAD(P)-dependent oxidoreductase has protein sequence MMVGIFRRGDKTVFAVTGGGSGIGRALAQALAARGLEVLIIGRREALLHETAAGFRTIRTLAADVASAEGREKVVSALKGSSLSGLVHNAGTIHPIQSIETIRETDWHAAFATNLDAPLFLTQSLLPQLTGAKVLNIGTAVAYFAVRGWSAYCVSKAALSMLTRCWQEECRSTAFASVMPGIIDTDMQAIVRAAPHMAPEKLEFFRRLKVRGQLLTPDVVADFLVFLLLEVKPDEYVSCEWDIYDKTHHPRWLVAPKRVPELD, from the coding sequence ATGATGGTTGGCATTTTCAGGAGAGGGGATAAAACGGTGTTTGCAGTGACCGGCGGCGGAAGCGGAATTGGCAGGGCACTGGCGCAGGCATTGGCCGCACGTGGCTTAGAGGTGCTTATCATCGGGCGGCGCGAAGCACTTCTTCACGAAACAGCGGCAGGCTTTCGAACGATTCGCACACTGGCAGCAGATGTTGCCTCAGCTGAGGGGCGCGAGAAAGTGGTCAGCGCACTCAAGGGCTCCTCCCTTTCGGGACTCGTGCATAATGCCGGTACCATTCATCCGATTCAATCCATCGAAACGATTCGTGAAACCGACTGGCACGCGGCATTTGCCACCAATCTCGATGCACCGCTCTTCCTGACCCAATCTCTGCTGCCACAGCTTACCGGTGCAAAAGTACTTAATATCGGCACAGCCGTCGCCTATTTCGCCGTTCGAGGCTGGAGCGCGTATTGTGTGTCGAAAGCGGCTCTCAGCATGCTTACCCGCTGCTGGCAGGAAGAGTGCCGCTCTACCGCCTTTGCGAGTGTCATGCCAGGCATTATCGATACCGATATGCAGGCGATAGTTCGCGCTGCGCCGCATATGGCCCCGGAAAAGCTCGAATTTTTCCGCCGCCTCAAGGTACGGGGACAGCTTTTAACGCCTGATGTAGTGGCTGATTTCCTCGTTTTTCTGCTGCTCGAAGTGAAACCCGATGAATATGTAAGCTGTGAGTGGGATATCTACGACAAAACGCACCACCCGCGCTGGCTTGTCGCTCCCAAACGTGTACCGGAGCTTGACTGA
- a CDS encoding glycine C-acetyltransferase — MQRFTEYLRENLDAVRRDGLYKSERVIEGPQQGSVRVQHRDVINLCANNYLGLANDPELIAAGHEALAHYGYGMASVRFICGTQTPHKALEARLSRFLGKEDTILYSSCFDANGGLFETLLGPEDAVISDALNHASIIDGIRLCKAARFRYDNNDMQSLEKQLKEASGARFRLIATDGVFSMDGIIANLADICELADKYDAMVMVDDSHAVGFMGETGRGTPEYCGVADRIDILTGTLGKALGGASGGYVSARAPVVEWLRQRSRPYLFSNTLAPMIAAVSIEVLERLEQGTELLQTLKRNSRHFREGMTRLGFNLIPGEHPIIPVMLGDAALAVKMANRLLEEGVYVTGFSYPVVPKGLARIRTQMSAAHDVNQLDYALQAFEKVGRELGVI, encoded by the coding sequence ATGCAGCGGTTTACAGAATACCTCCGGGAAAATCTCGATGCCGTGCGTCGTGATGGTCTCTACAAATCTGAGCGGGTTATTGAAGGTCCGCAGCAGGGTTCTGTACGTGTTCAGCACCGTGACGTCATTAATCTGTGCGCCAATAATTACCTCGGGCTCGCGAATGACCCTGAGCTTATTGCAGCGGGGCATGAGGCGCTCGCGCATTACGGTTATGGCATGGCCTCCGTACGTTTTATCTGCGGTACGCAGACACCGCACAAGGCGCTTGAAGCACGCCTGTCACGTTTTCTTGGCAAGGAAGATACCATATTGTACTCATCCTGTTTTGATGCCAATGGCGGCCTTTTTGAAACACTCCTCGGCCCCGAAGACGCGGTTATCAGTGACGCGTTGAATCACGCGAGCATCATCGATGGCATCCGCCTTTGCAAGGCAGCGCGGTTTCGCTACGACAATAACGACATGCAATCGCTGGAAAAACAGCTGAAGGAAGCATCTGGCGCACGTTTTCGCCTGATTGCAACCGATGGCGTATTTTCCATGGACGGCATCATCGCAAATCTAGCTGATATCTGTGAACTTGCGGATAAGTACGACGCAATGGTGATGGTTGATGATTCCCATGCGGTAGGTTTTATGGGAGAAACCGGGCGCGGAACACCTGAGTATTGCGGTGTGGCAGACCGTATCGATATTCTCACGGGAACCCTTGGCAAGGCGCTTGGAGGGGCTTCCGGCGGGTATGTTTCAGCACGTGCGCCGGTGGTGGAATGGCTGCGTCAGCGTTCAAGACCGTATCTTTTCTCCAATACGCTCGCCCCGATGATTGCTGCAGTATCCATTGAAGTGCTCGAGCGGCTGGAGCAGGGGACAGAGCTCTTACAGACGCTCAAGCGTAACAGCCGGCATTTTCGAGAGGGCATGACGCGTCTTGGTTTTAACCTGATACCGGGTGAGCATCCTATTATTCCGGTAATGCTCGGAGACGCGGCTCTTGCTGTTAAGATGGCCAATCGTCTGCTTGAGGAAGGGGTCTATGTGACCGGATTTTCCTATCCAGTGGTGCCAAAAGGGCTCGCACGGATTCGTACGCAAATGTCAGCCGCCCATGATGTCAATCAGCTTGACTACGCGCTTCAGGCGTTTGAAAAGGTGGGGCGGGAACTTGGTGTTATTTAG
- the hutI gene encoding imidazolonepropionase, which yields MKPAELLLTHTTRLDAMGETHTHQTIAVREGRIAWVGHDNELPAELRGNGTRVESCHGELVTPGLIDCHTHLVYAGNRADDFRQRLLGVSYAEIARAGGGILSTVQKTRAASEEVLFEQSLPRLLALQADGVMTVEIKSGYGLSLESELKMLRVARRLGEHTGMRVRTTFLGAHALPPEFAGRKAAYVSHLCDTMLPEVSESGLADAVDVFCESIAFDTDETARIFEKATALGLRVKCHAEQLATTGGAEVAARFNALSCDHLEHLDEAGIEAMARHGVTAVLLPGAWYYLGETHRPPVERLRARGVGMAISTDSNPGSSPTTSLRLMMNMGCRFFGLTVAEAWAGVTSVAARALGLAGEAGEIAVGQMADLIHWRTPESALPCCLFATPIEHRMLRHGQWCMD from the coding sequence ATGAAACCTGCTGAACTCCTGCTGACTCACACCACGCGACTTGATGCGATGGGCGAGACGCACACGCACCAGACCATTGCTGTTCGAGAAGGGCGCATTGCCTGGGTCGGGCACGATAACGAACTGCCAGCGGAACTTCGGGGTAATGGTACCCGGGTTGAAAGCTGCCACGGTGAGCTTGTCACGCCCGGACTGATTGACTGCCATACCCATCTTGTCTATGCCGGCAACCGTGCTGATGATTTTCGTCAGCGTCTTCTGGGCGTCAGTTACGCCGAGATAGCACGTGCGGGCGGGGGCATTCTTTCAACGGTGCAAAAAACGCGCGCAGCCTCTGAAGAGGTACTTTTTGAGCAGTCTCTACCGCGCCTGCTGGCCTTACAGGCAGACGGGGTAATGACCGTTGAAATTAAGTCAGGTTATGGCCTGTCACTCGAGAGCGAGCTCAAAATGCTGCGGGTTGCCCGCAGGCTTGGGGAACACACCGGCATGCGTGTGCGCACAACCTTCCTCGGAGCACATGCACTTCCCCCGGAATTTGCCGGGCGAAAGGCCGCGTATGTAAGCCATCTCTGTGATACCATGCTGCCGGAAGTCTCAGAGTCGGGGCTTGCCGATGCAGTGGATGTTTTTTGTGAATCGATTGCGTTTGATACGGACGAAACAGCACGTATTTTTGAAAAAGCAACGGCACTTGGGCTTCGGGTAAAATGCCATGCCGAGCAGCTCGCAACCACGGGAGGTGCTGAGGTGGCGGCACGTTTTAACGCGCTGTCGTGCGATCACCTCGAGCACCTTGATGAAGCGGGTATTGAGGCGATGGCGCGCCACGGGGTTACGGCAGTGCTGCTGCCGGGCGCCTGGTATTATCTTGGAGAGACGCACAGGCCACCGGTTGAACGTTTACGCGCCCGCGGGGTGGGGATGGCCATTTCTACCGATTCTAATCCCGGCTCATCGCCCACGACCTCTTTGCGTCTGATGATGAACATGGGGTGTCGTTTCTTTGGTCTGACAGTCGCCGAAGCCTGGGCCGGGGTGACGTCCGTGGCGGCGCGTGCGCTGGGACTCGCGGGTGAAGCGGGTGAAATTGCTGTGGGGCAGATGGCTGATCTGATACACTGGCGCACACCGGAGAGCGCGCTGCCCTGCTGTCTGTTTGCAACGCCCATCGAACATCGCATGTTGCGCCATGGTCAATGGTGCATGGATTGA
- a CDS encoding DotI/IcmL family type IV secretion protein, with translation MISAPRLTLLATLLCVQAHAETTVTPTPDTSPATQAAPATQAAPATQAAPATQAAPATQAAPATQAAPATQAAPATQAAPATQAAPATQAAPATQAAPAPAAPASPPPQPINCNYRISKDTPVDNQLVLKWAEQATIQAFEFNFDTIDTQIPALRPCFTEQGWNSFSDALEKSGNATTIKNQQLRVSALMDGTPGITASDNSTSQWKVTLPMQIVYQNSREKLTQLLNVDLLIGRKPNGDIGIMQMIATPRDVPGAGAQLPAGSEAAPQ, from the coding sequence ATGATTTCTGCCCCGAGGCTGACGTTACTGGCAACCCTTTTATGCGTGCAGGCCCACGCCGAAACCACGGTTACCCCCACACCGGACACTTCACCTGCGACACAGGCAGCACCTGCGACTCAGGCGGCACCCGCGACTCAGGCAGCACCTGCGACACAGGCGGCTCCTGCGACTCAGGCGGCACCCGCGACTCAGGCGGCACCCGCGACTCAGGCAGCACCTGCGACTCAGGCAGCACCTGCGACTCAGGCAGCACCTGCGACTCAGGCAGCACCTGCGACACAGGCGGCTCCTGCTCCAGCGGCACCGGCCTCCCCCCCTCCACAGCCAATTAACTGCAATTATCGTATATCCAAAGATACTCCGGTTGATAACCAGCTGGTGTTGAAGTGGGCTGAACAGGCCACGATTCAGGCTTTTGAGTTCAACTTTGACACCATTGATACCCAGATCCCGGCATTAAGACCCTGCTTCACCGAACAGGGGTGGAACAGTTTTTCTGATGCTCTCGAAAAATCAGGCAATGCCACCACCATCAAAAACCAGCAACTGCGTGTCAGTGCCTTAATGGACGGCACGCCGGGCATTACAGCGTCAGATAACAGCACCAGCCAGTGGAAAGTTACGCTTCCCATGCAGATTGTCTACCAGAACAGTCGCGAAAAACTGACGCAGCTCTTGAACGTTGATTTGCTGATTGGGCGCAAGCCTAACGGGGATATCGGCATCATGCAGATGATTGCGACACCGCGGGATGTACCCGGAGCCGGAGCGCAGCTCCCTGCAGGAAGTGAAGCGGCACCACAGTAA
- a CDS encoding L,D-transpeptidase: MKKTILTGMMLSFGLTGCMETDPSTLITDDAGVVHRTQHFLKDKRGRDYFPEQLKATGKKRFIFDPNAHAWAAYDVDGTRVMTGSASGGKDFCEDVGQPCRTVTGIFHIYRKGSLDCKSGEYPVEVGGGAKMPYCMYFFQGYTIHAGYEVPEDNTSHGCVRVLPSAAKWLNEEFLTVGSEVTVLPYKTMNAADAHPGLFSRAG; this comes from the coding sequence ATGAAGAAGACCATCCTCACCGGCATGATGCTGTCATTTGGCCTGACCGGCTGTATGGAAACCGATCCCTCCACGCTCATCACCGACGATGCCGGTGTGGTGCACCGTACCCAGCATTTCCTGAAGGACAAGCGTGGGCGTGACTATTTTCCGGAGCAGCTAAAGGCAACCGGAAAAAAACGTTTTATCTTCGACCCCAATGCACACGCCTGGGCCGCTTATGATGTTGATGGTACCCGGGTTATGACCGGAAGTGCTTCTGGTGGCAAGGACTTCTGCGAAGACGTTGGCCAGCCCTGTCGCACAGTGACCGGTATTTTTCATATTTACCGCAAAGGCAGTCTCGACTGCAAGTCGGGTGAATACCCGGTAGAAGTGGGTGGCGGCGCTAAAATGCCTTATTGCATGTATTTCTTCCAGGGATACACCATTCATGCGGGCTACGAAGTACCTGAAGATAACACCAGCCACGGCTGTGTGAGGGTCTTGCCGAGTGCTGCCAAATGGCTTAACGAAGAGTTTTTAACCGTTGGCAGCGAAGTGACGGTTCTGCCGTATAAAACAATGAACGCGGCAGACGCACATCCGGGGCTTTTTTCACGGGCAGGTTAA
- a CDS encoding protein-L-isoaspartate O-methyltransferase family protein — protein MSNQNPIVNMITQQLRTGDVLNGNILSLFETLPRDAFVPAGFEAFAWSDMHIPLAGGECMMTPLEEGLLLQALQLQDHESVLEVGTGTGFLTAMLSRQCASVLSVDCNPEFTREARKRLAEHGCDNVELMTGDGCRGWMAKAPYDVVVFTGALEALTESHFLQVVPGGRLFAIIGNETIQQARLFSLSHDEKWQERIVFETCLPELKDNLRKPRFDFDGDTRG, from the coding sequence ATGAGCAATCAGAATCCTATCGTTAACATGATTACCCAACAATTGCGCACAGGCGATGTGCTGAACGGGAACATTCTCTCCCTTTTTGAAACGCTTCCACGTGATGCGTTTGTACCGGCAGGCTTTGAGGCTTTCGCCTGGTCGGACATGCACATCCCTCTTGCCGGCGGCGAATGCATGATGACTCCGCTTGAAGAAGGCCTGCTGTTGCAGGCGCTGCAGCTTCAAGATCATGAAAGCGTTCTTGAAGTGGGTACCGGCACTGGCTTCCTGACTGCCATGCTGAGCCGTCAGTGCGCTTCGGTCTTAAGCGTTGACTGCAACCCCGAATTTACCCGAGAAGCCCGTAAACGCCTTGCTGAACACGGTTGCGATAACGTAGAACTTATGACTGGCGATGGCTGCCGCGGATGGATGGCAAAAGCACCGTATGATGTGGTGGTATTTACTGGAGCGCTCGAAGCGTTAACTGAATCGCATTTCCTGCAGGTTGTGCCGGGCGGGCGGCTTTTTGCCATCATCGGCAACGAAACCATCCAGCAGGCGCGTCTTTTCAGTTTGTCTCATGATGAAAAATGGCAGGAGCGCATTGTTTTTGAAACCTGCCTGCCTGAACTGAAGGATAACCTCAGAAAGCCCCGTTTTGATTTTGACGGAGACACGCGCGGATGA
- the tdh gene encoding L-threonine 3-dehydrogenase — protein MKSLVKSYAKPGIWMEDVPVPEYGVNDVLIKIRKTAICGTDIHIYNWDAWAQATIPVPMTVGHEFSGEIVATGSEVRGLSIGDRVSGEGHITCATCRNCRAGKRHLCANTLGVGVNRPGCFAEYLSLPASNVVRLPDAVSDSVASILDPFGNATHCALSFDLVGEDVLITGAGPIGIMAVAIARHAGARHVVITDVNPYRLELAAAMGATRAVNVRERSLADIMKELGMTEGFDVGLEMSGNPDALNSMLRSMHHGGHVAMLGIPPENTPTDWNQVIFKGLIVKGIYGREMYETWYKMIAMLQSGLNIIPVITHEFPVSEYAHAFEIMASGQSGKVILNWD, from the coding sequence ATGAAGTCACTGGTTAAGTCATACGCAAAACCGGGTATCTGGATGGAAGACGTTCCAGTGCCTGAATACGGCGTGAACGATGTACTCATCAAGATACGAAAAACCGCAATTTGTGGTACGGATATTCATATTTACAACTGGGATGCGTGGGCTCAGGCTACCATACCGGTACCCATGACCGTGGGACATGAATTCAGTGGTGAAATCGTGGCCACTGGCAGTGAAGTGCGCGGATTGAGCATTGGTGACCGGGTTTCCGGAGAAGGGCATATTACCTGTGCAACCTGTCGCAACTGCCGCGCGGGTAAACGCCATCTTTGTGCCAACACCCTTGGCGTTGGCGTGAACCGGCCGGGCTGTTTTGCCGAATATTTAAGCCTTCCCGCGAGTAACGTGGTGCGCCTGCCAGATGCTGTCAGCGATTCAGTCGCAAGCATTCTTGACCCCTTTGGCAACGCCACTCACTGCGCGCTCTCTTTTGACCTGGTCGGAGAAGATGTGCTCATTACCGGTGCCGGACCTATCGGTATCATGGCGGTCGCGATTGCGCGCCATGCCGGCGCCCGTCATGTGGTCATTACGGATGTAAACCCTTATCGCCTTGAGCTCGCAGCTGCCATGGGTGCCACACGGGCGGTTAATGTCCGGGAACGGTCGCTGGCGGATATTATGAAAGAACTGGGCATGACGGAGGGTTTTGACGTTGGTCTTGAAATGTCCGGCAACCCCGATGCCCTGAACAGCATGCTTCGAAGCATGCACCATGGCGGTCATGTGGCCATGCTTGGCATTCCGCCAGAAAATACCCCAACCGACTGGAATCAGGTGATATTTAAAGGATTGATAGTCAAGGGTATTTACGGGCGCGAAATGTATGAAACCTGGTACAAAATGATAGCCATGCTGCAAAGCGGGCTGAATATTATCCCGGTTATCACCCATGAATTCCCCGTGAGCGAGTATGCGCATGCCTTTGAAATCATGGCATCCGGCCAATCGGGAAAAGTTATCCTTAACTGGGATTGA
- a CDS encoding TolC family outer membrane protein has translation MLSVVGVSMPLHAADLMDVYQQALESDPAFKQAYDTYLSTSEAIPQAISALRPQVAVGAQAGRSYEDASVGATAFDTTYFNNQWQINASQAVFNFQAWSQVLQARAAVKAAQATFNDAAQSLILRTASAYLDILLARDTLSFAEAKKRANKRQLDQAQQRFKVGLDAITSVYEAQAAYDQSVAEVISARNNQINQNENLRKLTNHVYEFLAPLRDSRIPLIRPEPDNVDNWIDTGIRQNYKLYSAKYSLEAARDNIRVQSGTGWPTLAIQGNAQQVHNQTTQSSFFVPSRATSANIALALNFPMFQGGLVASKTRQAQFDFQASSEQLEQIYRDVVVNSRIAFNTIIDGISKVKADRQTIISQTNSLESTEAQFQVGTRTMVDVVNAQQRLFDAQRQLASDQYNLIRAMLQLKYLAGTLNVNDLQEVNSWLDTTRVNGFPPAKPTKP, from the coding sequence ATGTTATCGGTTGTCGGCGTGTCTATGCCACTGCACGCTGCCGACCTGATGGATGTGTATCAACAGGCGCTGGAAAGCGATCCGGCGTTCAAGCAGGCCTATGATACCTACCTGTCCACCAGCGAAGCCATACCCCAGGCCATTTCCGCCCTGCGGCCCCAGGTGGCAGTCGGTGCGCAGGCAGGGCGCAGCTATGAAGATGCCTCGGTCGGCGCCACTGCCTTTGACACGACTTACTTTAACAACCAGTGGCAAATCAACGCGTCTCAGGCGGTTTTCAACTTCCAGGCATGGTCGCAGGTGCTTCAGGCACGTGCCGCTGTAAAGGCAGCACAGGCAACGTTTAACGATGCGGCTCAAAGCCTGATACTCAGAACCGCAAGTGCTTATCTTGATATTCTGCTGGCCCGTGACACACTCAGTTTTGCAGAAGCTAAAAAACGTGCCAACAAGCGCCAGCTTGACCAGGCACAGCAGCGCTTCAAGGTGGGACTTGATGCCATTACCTCCGTCTATGAAGCTCAGGCGGCGTATGACCAGTCGGTAGCGGAAGTCATTTCTGCGCGAAACAACCAGATTAACCAGAATGAAAACCTGCGAAAACTCACGAACCACGTATACGAATTCCTGGCGCCTCTGCGCGACAGCCGCATTCCTCTGATTCGACCTGAGCCTGACAATGTCGATAACTGGATTGATACCGGCATTCGCCAGAATTACAAACTCTATTCCGCCAAATACAGCCTTGAAGCCGCGCGCGATAATATACGGGTGCAGTCAGGCACCGGATGGCCAACCCTTGCCATTCAGGGAAATGCGCAGCAGGTGCATAACCAGACCACCCAAAGCAGTTTTTTTGTGCCATCGCGGGCGACCAGCGCCAATATCGCGCTCGCGCTGAACTTCCCGATGTTTCAGGGCGGTCTTGTGGCTTCCAAAACTCGTCAGGCACAATTTGACTTTCAGGCCTCAAGCGAACAATTGGAGCAAATATACCGGGATGTGGTGGTCAACAGCCGCATTGCTTTTAACACCATCATCGATGGCATCAGCAAAGTTAAAGCTGACCGTCAAACCATCATTTCTCAGACAAATTCGCTGGAAAGTACCGAAGCACAGTTCCAGGTGGGCACGCGTACCATGGTTGATGTGGTCAACGCGCAGCAACGCCTTTTTGATGCGCAGCGCCAGCTTGCCTCGGATCAATACAATCTTATTCGTGCCATGCTGCAGTTGAAATACCTCGCAGGCACTCTCAACGTCAATGACTTACAGGAAGTCAATTCCTGGCTTGATACCACACGCGTCAACGGCTTTCCACCTGCGAAACCGACAAAGCCTTAA
- the hutG gene encoding formimidoylglutamase gives MRGYSPPDARLWAGRHDTLPNERVFQHVSCVNLLKHAVSDIPDGPVIAGFCTDEGIARNEGRTGAADAPDILRQQFGKLAWHSGRIFTDIGNVRCENHDLEGAAETFATLISEVQAHGHHTVVFGGGHEIAHAHYRGLATRFPRLGIVNFDAHFDLRPVTPERGATSGTPFRQIADFCKSQNRPFHYACLGIQPHANTRSLFESARALNVAWKSAEDLQRESLAGNIAFLDDFIRRVEHIYLTLCLDVFAEADAPGVSAPQPLGLTPQEALPLLKYLLQTGKVVGIDIAELSPPLDVANKTARLAANLLAELLDTP, from the coding sequence ATGCGCGGCTATTCACCACCCGATGCAAGGCTCTGGGCCGGGCGCCATGATACCCTGCCGAATGAGCGCGTTTTTCAGCATGTTTCCTGCGTTAATCTGCTCAAACATGCGGTTAGTGATATTCCAGACGGCCCGGTCATTGCGGGTTTCTGCACGGATGAAGGCATTGCCCGTAATGAAGGGCGCACAGGTGCTGCCGATGCACCTGACATTCTGCGCCAGCAATTTGGAAAGCTCGCGTGGCACAGTGGACGCATCTTTACCGATATCGGAAACGTACGTTGTGAAAACCACGACCTTGAAGGTGCGGCGGAGACCTTCGCAACACTCATCAGCGAGGTGCAGGCGCATGGTCATCACACGGTAGTGTTTGGCGGCGGACATGAAATTGCCCATGCGCATTATCGAGGGCTCGCCACCCGTTTTCCGCGCCTTGGCATCGTTAATTTTGATGCACATTTTGACCTGCGCCCGGTGACGCCTGAGCGCGGTGCAACCTCTGGCACCCCTTTTCGCCAGATTGCCGATTTTTGCAAAAGTCAGAACCGCCCTTTTCACTATGCCTGTCTCGGCATTCAGCCACATGCCAATACCCGCAGCCTTTTCGAATCAGCCCGCGCACTCAATGTCGCATGGAAGAGTGCAGAAGATTTGCAGCGAGAAAGCCTTGCAGGCAATATTGCCTTTCTGGATGACTTTATTCGTCGCGTTGAGCATATTTACCTGACCCTTTGTCTGGATGTTTTCGCTGAAGCCGATGCGCCCGGGGTCAGCGCGCCGCAACCCCTTGGGCTTACCCCTCAAGAGGCCTTACCCCTGTTGAAATACCTGCTGCAAACTGGCAAAGTGGTAGGAATTGATATTGCGGAGCTTTCTCCTCCGCTCGATGTTGCCAATAAAACTGCGCGACTCGCCGCCAATCTGCTGGCAGAGTTGCTTGATACCCCGTAA